The following nucleotide sequence is from Strigops habroptila isolate Jane chromosome Z, bStrHab1.2.pri, whole genome shotgun sequence.
CAAGCAAATCTTGAAAAGGTAGGAGAGGAGAATATGCTATAAAAGTAATGATTGCTGCTAAGAAGAGGTTATAGATGTCTTTCCATATAGCTTTTTTACCTCTCTTTTTAACTGTCTTACGCACCAAGTGagagaaattacatttctttgcaaattgAGTCAAAATCTAagcttttttcattattctaaTAGTTTAATGTACCCATTGTTTTTCTGTAGCTATAAGTTGAAGCAATAACATAAactatgcttttattttaggcagagaggaaaaatgttgtATGCCTCTTTGTGGAGGTGTGAGTTTTCCTTCACTCTTCAGgtatatatttatgaaatacttAATAGAGGCAGGCTAAGTTAAATGAGGGTCTGAATTCAGAATGTGCTAGTTAAGCTGATACCAAGGTCCTGTTGAAATGAATGAAGCTAGAGTAAATTTCGCTGCTCTCCTGGAAAAGAATGCTCACAGAAGAGACTTGGTGTGCTTTGACAGTTCgtatttgtttaatttgatttatttagtGAGCTGATCACATAAGATGAAAGGTCAGATTTTGAGATTACTTATTAACTCTTTAATTTGACTTTTACTTGCAGTGGTTTTGTTGCATGCTTAGAGTTTTTCAATTCtaactgttttctttgtccTACAAGAAACTTCAGTGCTCTTCCAACTGTTGAGAACATTTAACTGCTCTGTTCTGAACTGATCGTGGaagtcttctggttttctttttatgatttcttttaacCTTGACTTATAAACTAATCTTATGCTATATTATTATCCTACATAAAAAAAGACAGTGGTTGGCTTCTTTGTGACAGGTAGTGTCACAGATGTTCAGCTTGGGTTTGAGATTGCGTCATTCTCCATTCTTACGGTTCATTACTCGTTTCCAAAGAAATTCCTGTGGGTTTAATGTCTTGACCTAAAATGATTTAAGGCTTTTGATTTCTCCTGTTCATCAGAACGTGTCCTGAGGGATTTTTTGTAGGTAGAAATAATGCTACCTGAAACTCTCTGGGGTTTTGAAGTGAGGgttcactgaaaaatacttcGTATTTGCATTTTACTCTAATTTTTTTGTGTACTTTACTTACAAAAACATGTATTGCTCTACTGAGGTCTGTAAAACTTGGACCATCTTCAAAGACAAACCATTTTATCTGAGACTTGCTTCTCTTAAACGTGTTCAAACATAAATGAGAAGATCATTAGAACTGAAACAACTTAAAACATGACTGACTTGGAAAGATTGTAGCAGGTCTACAGTGagaacttctgttttccttcatgtttagaaaatacagaaggatTTGCAGAAGTGTAGTTTCTCCAGCCAGTATAAAGAGTCCAGCCTAGAGGAAAAGCCTGAGGGGAGAATTTGGAACGCTGGAAAAGGTCCAGCTGTGCTACTCTGGTGCTCATCACATGGGGAGCTCTGTTCCAGAagttctcttctccagcttctaGCACATCCCTTGCCCGATTGGATAGGTGTTacaagtgaaaattaaaaataagttagTGAAAAGTAGAAATAAGTTAGTAAAAAGGGGGGAGGTATCCATATGGAAACCATGGAACTGAGAAAGCAGACAAAGCAGGCTGAAAATGCTCTGAGTAAGAAAAGTTCCAGGTGAAATGTCAGTGAGAAGAATTATGCCTATTTCAGTCACTTCTTTTGAAGTTTCTCCATATGACTTTATAGGAAGAATTTCTAATAATAAAAGCTGGTACAAGCTGCCCTCAATGTTATAGATCTAAAATATATGTAGAATTGCAAGATTGCTGTGAAAAGACTTAACAGGATCTTAATTATCTTAattatgcttattttaaaactatacAGAGTAACTGTGTTCTTCTCACAGTAACGATAGTAACAATGAGCAGATTCTCTTAAGTAACAGTTGTCTGTATGAACAGCTTTATTAATTTGCCCTGTATCAATTTGCCTTAATTTTACACAGACCTGTGACAACATTAAACGGGGAGAAATAGACTCTATAGGAAATGtcaggggagggaagggaatcAGCCCCTTTTGCTAGCTAGGCTGCAACTTTTTTACTTCATGGCTCTATAAGTACTTTGAATTAGATGCTGTAATGCTGACAGTTTCTAACGAGTCATTAACCCTGGCCTTCCCTGGAATAATAAAGTGGTTGTCAGAAACAAACATTAAATATGCTTGAAAAGCCACGATGCTATTACAGAAATGAGTACACATATGCTTCAGACTTAGACTTTTGTTTGAAGTAGAACTACTCCTTTTGCTCCTGTGTTTTATCAGTCTCTAGATGATTGCACATCATAGAATACTCGCAGCAGAACAACTAGTGAGCTTCTGCTGTATCACTAAGCACGTCATGAGcagaacaaaatgcttttgtaaattTTATGTCctgttttccaagaaaaactaacaaaactgACCTCactaaaaaaacaaccacagtTTGACCTTGCAAATATGTTACTGTATTTAAGTGAGCAACGTGTCACTTATTTCTGAAATACCAAGTCTGTTTCATTTTAGCCCGCAAATTCACAGACAAGCATGAATGGATATCTGTTGAAAATGGCATTGGAACAGTAGGAATCAGCAATTTTGCACAGGTATCGATCCCTCTCCCTTTACCCAAGtctgcaatatttatttatgcataCCTGCTCTTGTCCTTCATCTTTGGAcaggtttttttactgttttttacTGTTCTAACTGCATATGCTCTCCACTGGGCATGATTTTTGGACTTGGATATACATATTTTTTGTGAAGTGAATGCTGCTTCAGCATCCTGATAAATTCCGAATCATTTCAGATCGATCCCATGGAGAGCAGAACTTGATGAGAAATTCAGTGCTTCAGCAGAATACAAAACCTGCTCTATTACTTGAGTTCTTACAGGCCTGAGAAGTTTGTCGCTATGTAGAGAATATTGTGCACTTTTTAGGTCAGATTTCCCTTGAACATGAATACAGTGCAATCCCTCTGGCTAAAGAACAATTGTGAATAGTAGTACGACATGGCATGTATTTATCACTCTAGGATAGGAATTCCTTTGGATTGTTTTGTACTCGTGCAAGCACTTGCTTTGGAATGGTCACAGGCAAATTCAGAGTAAGATTCACTGTGtatgaaactgcagaaaatctTATGTGAGAGGCTATCACTAAGTGGAATTAATGCTCGTCCTAATTAATGTTAGGACAAGCAGCCATTTCCCATGATGTCTAAGATCCCTAGACCTTTGTGAGATAGGGTACGTTTGTCAGCGAAAAGAGAGGAGCCTGTTCTGGCTGAGCTGATTCTTATGGTGTTAAGGCTCCTCATTCAGTCGGTCAGGACAAACTGCCCAGCTGTCCGTGtctctgaagaggaaaagttGCATTTTCGTTCAAACTGGACTGGAAGTAACAAAAAGGGAATTCCCTCCAATTATAGGGAACGTTGTCCTTTAAAACAGTTGTTACTCTAGCTGATGTGAAGATCAGCTGATGTATATATGCCTTGTAACTCAGCCTGCTGGTTATTAACACTGTAATAGATGAACAATAATTGGGCATATGGGGCATGATAACAAACCTTTATTTTCCAAGTTACATgtttaaaaagtggaaaaatatgtAGTCCTAAAAGAATGAGAAGTAAATTTAGAGGCAGAGATTACTTATATACAGATCGTAGAGTTACTGTATCAGATCTCTCCTATGTATAGTTTCTTTAATGTATGCTTtggtgcttttgtttttcttttaaggaagcATTAGGAGATGTTGTTTACTGTAGTCTTCCAGAAGTTGGGACAAAATTGAGTAAACACGGTAAGTTTTGGCTCGGATTTCTAATGAATTATTCTATTCATCCCACTCTCCCTTTGCAGAGATTAATTTTATGAAGTAATCTTTATGTTCATTAATACCATTGCAAATCGTCTGGATGCAAAACACATTCAGATTATTTCTACAAGAGAGCTTTATTTCAAACTCTCACTGTCAGACCATATGTGGTAGCAGAAAATACCTGCTTATTAAACTGTGaagaaatgattttaaaaatatttgaggttttttggtaATACTTTTACCTatgctctgtttttaaaatatttatgctttaattTGGACTTGCTAATGTTCAGGATGGCttatttgtaatttctttctaaattcaGTTAGGCGTTCCATGAGTTGCACAATATGAAGCATCTAATTGATATCAAGCTCTAATTTTTCCATGAACATACAGACTCGGTAATTTTGGGGTATCAACTGTAATCATAGGTTTTTGCACATTAGCCATGTACaaattgttacatttttaatcatTCAGTTGTGTAATTTTCCATGTTAAAGAAGGGTGGCCATTAACAGgtagaaaataaaagcctatTCCTGTATTTACAGAGAGCTCTTACTAGTACATGAAGAAAAGGTTGTCATTAGCTTTAGAggttgcagaaaaagaaagcagagtttcCGTGGTAAAGTAGCAGGCCTCTCTTTTGCCATCCTACTTGTGGAACAGGTTCATATGGAACTGTTTTGGCCAAATCTAGTACATCGCATTGAATGGTGAATGTTAGACAAAAGGTCTTTCAGTTTAGGGTTTTAATTAACCAACTTGTAGTTTTATCTGAAggaatttcatttccatttagtTCTTTTCTACCCATTCTGGCTTTAGTCTAATTCCAAGCTTTCCCAGAACATGCTGTTCTCTGATGCCTCTTGCTGGTGCCTATCTACTCTTGTGACAGCTCCGTGTTCCTCCAGCCTCTGTCTTGTTTGCTTGTGGCTTGGAGATACTCAGGACTAACATTGCTCCAGGCACCATTTCCATAACTGCctacaaaacaggaaaaagggaagagcagctgggtgATTCCAGTGTGGTGTTTCTGAATACTAATGCGTGTTTTCTGAGTGCAAATGCAGCACTTGATAGCGTTTCTGCACAAAAACTGGCACTCCTCAAATAGTGGCTGTGCCTAATTTGTAAccaaattatatataaaaaggtTTGAATTGTAATTAAAAGGCTTATTTATGTCTCTTGTCCCGAGAGCTGGATGTGGTTCCTTCTAACCTGATATCATACCAAACGCTGCAGGGCTTTAGCCAAAGGATCAGACTAAATGTAAGAAATTTCTATCCCTTCTGGAGCAGCCAGCTAGCTACTAGCATAAACCTCAAATTTAATACTGCTGATTGTTGTCATAAAGTTGATGACTTCAATCTCTGACAGTTTTCCTTGCTCAAGATCAAGACACTTCTTCGATGGCTAGGTCATCACCAGAGCGTCTGACTGAAAAAACTAAagtgctttgtattttcctctgtgttccAGATGAGTTTGGAGCTTTGGAAAGTGTGAAAGCTGCTAGCGAACTCTACTCTCCCCTCACAGGAGAAGTGACTGCAATTAATGATGCCCTTGCAGATAATCCAGGGCTCGTCAATAAATCCTGTTATCAAGATGGTAAGATGTCATTTTTATCTTTGGATAATGAATACCACCTGGGTTCTTGCTAGCACAAATGGCTCTACCAATTCCTAGTTCTTTCAGTTTAATGGTGTGAAGGTTTAAATGGAATATATTGAATACAGTTCAAGCCCAATAGAATTTAACATGAAAGTATTATTGTAGTCTGGTCTTTGCTGACACCTGTTTTacatccttttcttttcagacataGACTGTGGTTGCATTTAAATCTATTTCCCttcatcacatttcttttttgctcttgTAGCAGCTCATGATACCGAGAGGTCAGACTCTCTTTCTAGACAGTGTCTCCTTGATGCTGCTGTCAGACAGTACTAAATTAGGCAGCTGGTCTGGCTCAGGAGCCCATTTCCTATGACATGTTGTtgttaattttataaaaaaaagtattaaaacattgttttgccTGCACAAGAAATGCTGTTGATTGTACCAGTGCTAGAGGGCTTGTAGCCTACTGGGGGCACTTTTCTAACGCAGAGACATGAATGTATCTTTCTTGTAGGATGTTAGcaactgtttttcatttcctaacTTCAGGTTGGCTTATCAAGATGACTGTGGAAAACCCTGCTGAACTTGATGAACTGATGAATGAAGATGCCTAtgagaaatacataaaatccATTGAGGACTGAGCTGgaataatgaaataaatccatataaaatatttcaatgtaGTTTGTCATCAATCAGTGAAGTAAAGAACATCCAGTTTTGACAGCCTGAAAAATCCCACTTACGATCATGTATACAGTGCCATAAATAATTACAGTGATAAAAATGTTTAACATCTGTATACCTGCAGATGTTAAATTCTGTCTGATTTATGTAACTTCAGGATGTTTTCTATAATATATTGGGaaacaaaatttatttgctAACATATATACTTTCCAAGAATTATTTGCTAAAATATGTACTTTCCAAGAATGATTTGACAATCAAGTTTATTAACAACAGCCTTAATATGGTAATAAGTAGGCACATGCCTGTTCTCATAACCCGGACTAGAGCTTTCGTTGAAATACTTTTCTAATGCTCCCAAGATACTGAAAAGTGGTGTCTCCCTAACCTCctaatatttttcctaattataGTTGCAGAGATGATACCAAAAAAGAAGAAGCCATATCAGCTACCTCTTTGCAtgacttttacttttttacagaatttattaatcctttgttttcccttttcactTTACTATGTAATCAAATAGTTCTGCCTCAGAGGCAGAAGGTGAGGTCCTTGTCTTCTGATTTATATGGTTCCTTAGCACACAAAACTCATGTGATGATAGTTTATCAAGGTTCTAGAGTGGATTGTTCAGGCTGTATCTTTTTTGTCTAGTAAATAGTAAACACTACCTATGTTACAAGCAATTAAGGaattctacatttttttcctagcagctggtgATTTCAGAAGGGTAGATACTTGTGAAAATTGTGTGATCAGCCATAGTTTGACATCAAATGTACCCACGTGTCTGTCAGATCCAGCAGGCACACTGCTGTAAGGACATCACGGGCATGAAACTAAAACTTCCACTTGGCAAACCATTAAACTGAAGCAGCTGACCCCATTAGACTTAATGAATCCACAAATGTGCACCCGAAGTTGATGTGACATCTAAGGCTCAGGTTGAGTTGTAGAGACTTGCACTTTAGGGAAACGTATAGCAGAGTTTTGGTCTAAAACTTTTGTTCCACAATTTTAAAGTAATGATTAGAAGCAAAGCACAAAACGGGAATGAAAGCCAAATATCTGTAAGTTGATCTAAGAGGAAGCAGGGGAATGCTTAATCCATATAAGATGACAAAGGCAAAGTTCACATTCCTTTGGAAGTTCCTTTCAAAAGCACAGCCATTCCGAAGGGCAGAAATACACTGCAGGTTATACAGAAACCTTTCTAATATGTAAAAAAGCAGGGCTGTATTATGATCTGAGGGGATGTCAAAGTAATCGGTGTTTTTTTGACATCTAAGGGGCTAACTTTTCCTACTCAAGTCACAGATAAAAGCCCTGCCAAGAGATGCTCCACTGTGTATTTAAGACAAAACTATCTCCTCCATAGGAGTTAAACTGCAAAATACCTTAAAGGAGAGAGCGGGTTTAGCTGTGCCACAGGAGTCCTGGCTTGGCATGTTGGATAAGCAAAAGGCCCCAGTAAACCTGGtgtaaatgctttaaaaactgcCCGTACTTATCCATTATTCACAGCATCATGCACTAGTTATtgtgacaggctgagagagctgggagcTTGATCCTGGCCCCTTTCCAGGCTCCCTGTGTCAGCTTGGATCTTCGACCTCCCTGTGCACTTTccaaagggaaagggaaagttTGTTTCTAATTAGGCTGAATGCAGACAGATGGAGGTAGGAAtgcatgaaaatgtttctgtttgatAGTGTTTCTTCCACGTTACTGTTCCCAACTTTACCAGAGGAATAGGCCCTTCAGTCCTTGCCGTGTAATGTATGAGCCTTGTGATCTCCTTTTCAAGGTTAGTCCCGACCAttctaatacattttaatacatctttttccccttaaagTGTTtgtattctttccttttgatgAATGAAATATGGAATAGTGATTTCTGTAATCCCCTGAGGAACCTGGGGAATAGTAAAACTTGCAAATGGGATCTCTTCTTCAAGCTTTGCCCTCATCTGTGTATTAGCAGTGTTTATGAGAATCGTGGTCAGCCATAGTTTGACATATAATGTCTGTCAGACCCAGCAGGCACACTGCTGTGAGGACATCGCGGGCATGAAACTAAAACTTCCGCTTGGCAAACCATTAAACTGAAGCAGCTGACCCCATTAGGCTTAATAGTTAATGAATCCACAAACGTGCACCCGAAGTTGATGTGACTTTGAAGGGTCGGGTTGAGTTACACCCTAGTATGGCTAAATGACAACTTTGCAGAGAAaccagctgaaacagaaaactttccTTCCTGGTGCACAGTTGGAGAATGGACATTCTTTTGCTTAAAAAGGAGGACCAGGAGCCTCTCTATCCCTACTCCTTTTAGGGTTTTTAAATGACCTTAAAGAGATTTATTAAATTTCccaattctttttaaaatgggaaCAGTAATATTTAGGTGCTTTTCTTGTGTGGTTTATGCCAAGAGCTCAGGTGTTCTGCAGTTATTCCGGCTGAAGGATGTCTATTGGAGCAAATATTTGTATCTCTTTCTACAATTCCACCAACTACCTGAATTATGCTGCCAGAAGAACGTCTTGTTCCTTATGTGATGTATGCTATCCAGAGCTCCTGGCTGTCAGATTATCCCATAGCCTCTCcacactcagcagcagcaggaatcctCGGGTAGCCACCGTCCACTGGATGGAGCCAGAGTCTGCAAGAGCATGAATGCAGACCTTGCCAGCGTGAATCCGTGATGAATTCCTTTCCTCAGAGTGAAAAGATGGAGTGAATGTGCATCAGCTTTGGTCTGTGGCAcaatttgaaatgcttttgtatAAATCATAAGGGAGAAGATCAAAGTTGTTCACCAGTGTGTGCTCctacagaaaatgaataaaGGAGATGAGTTTTCACAAAATAACCTTTTATCTGTGACCTCTTAAGTCTTGATCGTGAGCTTAAGAACTTAACACTCACAATTACTGGATGCTAAACGTTACAGACTCAGTAGAGAGGTTGGTTTTATGGGAAATAGTGTTTTACTTACTTTTCCCACAACCAATAATTATGTCTCTGTTTCTCCTAGGGGTTAATTATATCATCACCTTTCTTCGTGCCAACACTTCCTTTCTGTTCCACAATTACCAACCTCTTTATCTCTCAACACATCTAACTGAATAATATAAGCTAAACTTGGAACTACTTTTTTCCATCTATATTTGGTTTTCTACAAGTTTTATCAACATCAGTCCTGGAAAGATTGCATACCTAAAATTCGGTCTGGTTTTCAATCAGTGAAGTGCTGCCTCTTCCTGTGCATCTTGAGCTGtcatgtatataaatacaaatcCTGTAATTGTTACTTCTCACCAGAGGGGAAGGAATCAATGGTATAAAACTAGAGCAGCAGAAGTACATAAATAATAACACTTGGTGATGTTTTGATGACCATAAAATAAGGGCAATGTCAACTTCACTCATTAAATTAGCAGTAAGACAATTACCTAAGCAGCTCTGTTGACTGGGTTAGAAGTGCAGCAGATCTCAGTTTGTACTGCTCCCCTTCACTGACGTCTCCAGACAGTTGATGTCCAATGGATAAGgatcctctttcctttttcttcacacTGATATATTAGGAATTTAC
It contains:
- the GCSH gene encoding glycine cleavage system H protein, mitochondrial, yielding MAWRALRRVGPCLAPRCPRLSPPPPLLLRVPAARRLATSSLVLSARKFTDKHEWISVENGIGTVGISNFAQEALGDVVYCSLPEVGTKLSKHDEFGALESVKAASELYSPLTGEVTAINDALADNPGLVNKSCYQDGWLIKMTVENPAELDELMNEDAYEKYIKSIED